In Vicia villosa cultivar HV-30 ecotype Madison, WI linkage group LG7, Vvil1.0, whole genome shotgun sequence, the DNA window atggtcactagggtctacagttctcATGGGGTACGAAGTGTTTGtggcagcaagggtgccagacacagtgttccatgaaagaacctcgcccagttgtggtaccccatgttgaactcgatcgtagcaagggccacgggagtcaacatgagcatccacgctaatcctatgtgtcactggcctgggtagtgggccttttacctcacacaaacccccacctgcaaaacagaacagaagaccccaaggaacacaaaatataatccatatgcatgatgtgcaagcaaaaataaacatgatatgcaagcagaaaataaacaagcaaacatatatacaagatatagacataaaacaaataaacacccaataaaataaaacaaacaaaggctaggatcgacttgcttaggtcatccccagcagagtcgccagctgtcgcacgctcgcgaaaaatgaacagagtcgccaccaatatatttatcccataagggaaaggaatatcagaaaacctatcaaagggaggaacagggtcttgcgaccagagaatcaaggtacgggagtcggttacgcaaggggaaggtattagcacccctcgcgcccatcgtactcgatggtatacacctatgtctgtttctatctaaagggtgtgtactatgtctatgtctacatgcgaatgaatgcaaaaggaaatacggggaaaagaaggaaatatttacaagtgtgctcgttcaagccccgcgacttgatgcctacgtatccttttcaggaatcagagcgccgtagttcggctcaatagtttctgtttgtttttgtgttttttagttgggcggcgttaacgttcgcgctcttgcacaaggggacaacctaggatgcaatggagcggaaataacggtgcccttaagaaagcgagagaagagagagagagagagtttgagtgtttcgaggaaatcccttaagcaagggaaactcgagttactctttggtttgtgttttttagaggttgggaacttacgcctgaatggaacccttaagcaagggagctccagacactcgaacatcccttgagcaagggaagttacaagcttccattcccttttattagtcaaagtatttattagtcattttttatgagttttcttggtattttttaatgggagtttattcaagtatttttagatgttttatgttgcaaaagaaaaagaatggaaaagagggaactattcctaatttctaaatctatgttatTGTTGTTCTAAATTCTAAAAGTAGCGTTAaaacggtattaacaaagtaggcctaaAGTATGGCCAAAATCAATGTAAACACAAACATACGAAATTTAGCACAAAAACACataagaaacaaatcaaaattaagtgcaaaaataacctaaaaaatactactatttttatgagttttttttattaagaaatttCTAAAAGGAACTAAAAATTAAACTCTCAAAAATCCCCTAGAAATCTAACACAATTTTAATGGTGATTATGATCTTTATATGtttttatcaaaagaaaaagagtgaaaCAGGGAGGTGAAAGTTGAAATTAAGGTGTGAAGAGTAAGCTGGGCGCAGGCCCATGGTGTTGGTCCAGAGGAGTTTTTTCTGTTCAGCCAAACAAGGGGTGCGTGGGCCAGAGTGGGGGTGCAAATAGCAATTCCGTGTTGAGCAAGGCCCAAGCAATTTCAAATCTCCTTTCTGAATTTAATCCTACTTTATGGTTCATCAATTCAATTAACCTCGATTAAATGCTCATTGACGCTAATTAAACTCAATTAATCCATGTTTATGCAATTTCCAATTAAATAACCTAAGAAAGAGGGATTAGGTTTCACCTGTTGTGACGCATCAGATTCTTTGAGAGGCTTCCTTCCCTCTACTCCAACGAACCCGGCGCCGGTGATTCTCCTCCGACGAAACTCAAAGGCGCAACCGCCGTGAACACTCCGTCTCGGTCCTCTCTCACATAAACGGTGCAGCGGCTCTACGTTCCCTCCCTCTCCGATCAAATATCAAACGCCACCGTGAACTCTCTGCACTCCATCTCACTGGATTCGCAAACAAAGATCGTAGATTGATAAGGCCAGAGATGAGGATCCAGTAGCTCGACGTAGAGGAGACGCGAAATAAACGCACTCGATAAGAAGAATCTCCAATTTCTGGTAATTTCGTAATCCTTTGAATTCGATCTTCGTCTCCTTCTTCTTTCTGTGAATCTTTTGAGTTTTCTCTGCGATGGTGTTGCTGCGTATGTTGAGCGTTGAAGTGAGATtgttttcttttgaatttcggtggtgattgaagaaaatgaaggtTCGGTTGTGGTGAGTTTGTTATGAGGTGAAGAAGATGGTGCAATAGATGAAGTGTGTGTTACGGTGGAGAGTGAGAGGTTGCAGAGAAGATGATGGAAGATTAAGAGAGGAATGAAGAGTGGTAGAGTGTGTGGAAGAAGGTGAAGATGAGTGGAGAGTGGTGTCTATGTGATTATGgcgtggagaagatgaagatggatgaGAGGAGAATGTGAGAGTGATGAAGAGTGAAAATGGTGAAGGGTGAAGGTGAGAATGAGCGTGTGTGGAGAAGAAGAGAGTGTGAAATGGCGTGTAGACCCTGAATGAGAtggtgaagagtagattatatagGGAGAGCTGAAGATGGATTCAGTTAGAGGAGGTTGAGGGTGAGCCGTTGGATTCTGAGAATTCTGTTATGAGATGAATGGTGGGGATTGAATCGGTTGATAGGTGGTTACAAATATGTTATTCTGTTTTGGTGGTTGTTGGTTAGTTATGATTTGAAAAGTAGTTATAGGAAGTTAGTTTGGGTTTTTGAAATTCTGTTAGGAAGTGATTCAAAACTGAAGTTGGTGACATTTAGTTGTTAATGCTGAAAACAGGTAGAGAATAAGTTAGTCTTTGTATTGGTAATTGATATAAGTTTCTGAATTTTGTATATGTAATTTTCGTAATGAACTTTGCATGGGCTTTTATGTTTATGGATTTGGTTTCTTCTATTGCCAATTTCTGTTGAGCTGCTAGTGAACTAATGTCGGTCTTTTTCTCCTTGCATTCTGAAAATTGCCCTCTCTTTGGTACTGATGCCGACTCGGTTTATTTGTAGGTGCAGCAGGTTTGGAATGACTTTGTATGTGGCTGTATTGATGCAGGGGTGTATGGACTCAAATGTCGGTGCTTGGAATAGCAACTGCTTGTATGACTTGTATGTTATTTTGGATTTAAATGAGGTATGGAATGTACTGCGAACTGATGCTATAGATCATTTTATGATGGGACTGATTTGGTGAATGCTTGAATGTAGGTATGATGAATGACAAATAGTTTTGATTTGTGTATGTATGACTGATTGTGTATGTGACTGTTTTGAATGATGAATGTGTGGTACTGATGTGATTGGTTTTTTTGATATTTGGTGTAGAAAGTCTTTGAGTTCTGTGCTGACTCAAAATTTCAATGGCGCAGGTGGTTTTGACGAAATCTATTAGAGGAGTTGAATGATGTCCATGGCAGCCCAGGCTCAGAACTCTCAATTAACACTAGAAAGCTGTTAGTTCTTCAAGTGTATGGTTGCTAGCAATTAAAGGTATTAGGCTGCTGGTATTTAATGATGGCAGGTCTGAGTTTGGTTAGAAGTTTATGGTAAATGTATGCTGTGGTTTAGTTGGCTAGAAAACTGTTAGAGGGAGTTATAAACTGGTAGTTATAGGTTGTTTGATTGTTAGTTAGAGATAGGTTAGGATGCTGAAAAATCTGTTAGTGATTATTAGGATAGGTCAGGTTAGTTATGAAGTTGGTTAGGCTCTGTTTGGGTTTGTTGAAAGCGGTTAGTAAAAGCTGTTGGGGTTAGTTATACGGAGGTTAGAAGATGTTAGAACTCGGTTAAAAATGGTTAGGGAAATGAACTGTTAGAGAGTTAGGAATAAGTTGTTGGATTGAAAAAGTTTGTTAGAAAATTCTGTTAGTTTTTTTGGTAATTGAGGGCTGTTATGTGAAACTGAGTTTTGTTTTGGGAATGTGCAGGATTGTAACAGTTTTTTTCTTTGTATGAATTTATAGGTTTTGGCCTACTGAAGTTGCATACAAGATGGGAGATTGAAGATCAAATAAAGGCTTAAGGCACAAGGTTCAAAGAATGGGTGGAGAGGCAAAAGTGGAAGATGATGAAGCTTGAAGGAATATACTCATGGTGAAGTTTAGGATTAGGAACACCATACTTTGTAACGTGATGTAGATGTAACAATACCTTGTGATGGGTTGGATTTGGTTTTGTAATGAAATTGTGATGAAGTTTGGGAGATTATAATGAATGCATTTTGTAATGGAGACATGGTATATTACTGATGTAACAAAGTTGACATTGTAGTGATTTTGAATGGTTACTGAATTGTGTGTACACAGTGCTGGAGGTTTGGAAAATATTGGGTGGAAGTTTATGTATGTATGATATGATTGTGGATTGTTGTGTTCAATTTTGTCTTGTAAGCCATGTACATGATGATGAATCAACTTTTGCTTTTGAACTCTTGTATGCTAAAAATCCATATAAATGAATCTTCTAGCTTGAACCAATTCCTTCACCAATCAAATGTCAAATATTTAAGACCTTGGATCCAATCAATCAATCTTGAACTTTAAATTGAATTTACGGAATCAATTGAATTAAATTTCAAATCCAAATTAATCCTCATTCTTAAGGAACCCACAACTTCAGTAAGAAACCAGTCATAAGCAGAGGAGagaacaaacaattgcattgatCGCCACTTTTCTTTATGCCATAATTCGCATTTGAACATCAATTAATCATAACAACAACACATTGAGGAGTCTTTGAAGAAGAGAAGAGTTGGAGCACATAGAAACACCTCAACCTAGAAACCACTGAATCTCAGTTGAATTAACGATTGTAGACACTGCACATAAGAACCATAGTCCTCTTGcccttgatgaatcttcatagaaaaaccttgtagctttaggagaaagaagCCCACAATGAACAACCATATAAAACCCTAGATTCCAAGATCtttgatccaatgcaaagttattgattaatgaatgcatgagttatgttaatgacctaatgggaggtatgcacatgagactatgaaatgcatgagcctaagccagataaaattaaaagggtaggacaaatttggggtatgacaatctcaAACATGATTCTAGATCCAAAAAATTTACTAATTGACTTAAAGCATATTATTCATACTCAAACACAAATAGTTTGAACAATGCATGCTAAAATACATATCCAAAACTTGATCCAAAAATGCGCAATGGAAAAGGGTACTCAAAGATATAAAACTAAAACCAAAGTAAATCTTAAAGAACAAGCAACAAAACTATATAGAAGATACATGTATAGTATCCCACTTAATATATCAGAGGCATGCAACTTCACCTTTCACAAGAACATGAGCATTTGTAGAGAATCACCCAGAAAACCTTATAATAATAACGTGAACTTTTATACAAGCTCAACTCGATAACCTTCACTCAAtcttttttcaaatttattttacaACCTTCAAATTCAATACAACTATATCAAGAGAACAACACTCTTGAATAGATACTTTCAACACATCACTAGTACACTAACTCTTAGAAGAAATTTTTCACTCTCTTGACACTAAAACAACTTCAGtgcaaaaacaattttataaaagaaATGATAGAAGAGTTTGTATTCAAAAAGCTAATGTGTTTTGAAATGAGGAGAAATCTATTTtatatatagaaaaaaattagataaaaagAAACAACCCACTAGCCATTTTGATGAGTCAATCAATTAAATTCATGTTTTAGTCGATTAACCAAGCTAAAACAGGAAAGTTTGAATTTATATGTCACTTAATCGATTATCAACCACCTTAATCGACTAAGAGGCATTACACATTGACTAATCGATTAACCATGCCATTTATACCTTCATAATTAATCAAGCAAGCTTCTAAACAACTAAACGCTTGCTCAAAAATCACAATGACTTTAGGTTGTCAACTACAGTTTCAACAGGAAGGACTTTTATAACCAAATCCTCATTTTAAAAAACTTTATCCAGAGTTCTCATATGATTCACAATGTGAATGAATAGTTTTCTATATCCTGgatatttttttttaggtttcGTTCTCAAGAGCTCATAGTCATGTGTCAATTTGTTCATCCTAGCCTTTTATACCTCAGTTATACCTTTATGATTAACTCGAAGGGTGTCCCACATTTTTTTTGCACTATCGCAGTGAGAAACATGTAAAAATTCATCAATGTTAAGAGCAATAATGATAGTTTTTACTTTCAAACCGACTGCTATTTTTTCTTATCTTTTTGGTCCACTCTATCTTTGTTCTCCACAACACCATTAACTAGAAGTGTGGAAACAAAATAAGCATTTTTCAGATAAGTCCAGATATCATAATACATCTAGTATATAAATATTTCCATCTTCTCTTACCCTTTTCCATTAAAGGACGAGGATTTGTTTAGTTAATCATTTGAAGTCATTTCCTCATGAGACAATTAGTCTTATAACATAAATTAGACTTTGATGCCACTTCTTGATAAATTAATTCCAAACATAAGGGGGGGTTTATGTTATTAGGATTTACTAAAATCCGATTTATGAAAACTTTGATTTTAAAACACATTTATGTTAGAAGATAGATAAGAGCAAATAAGAAGCAACATACTCAAATGAATAACTGAAAATAAAAGAGACCAGTGATAAAAAGATCACAATAGAGAATATATTTGTTCTACCTAAATCACATGACCTACTCTACTTCCCAAGAGTTCCTTTTGAGATTTTCACTAAAACAATCTTGAGTTTTTCACAAGATTAACCCAAACAACCTTTCACAAGAATATAAGCTTTTATATAGAATCATATAGAAAATCTTACAACAACGTGAGCTTTTGTATAGGCTCAACTCAATAACCTTCACTTaagatttttttcaaattttatttatgacCTTCATATTCAATGCAACTATATCAGAAGAGAACAACACTCTAATATAAATGCTTTTAGCACATCACTAGTACAACAACTCTTAGAATTTTTTTCCCACTCTCTTGACTCTATGACAACTTCAACAGAAAAAGTAAATTTATGTTCCAAAAAACTTTTgcagtttttaataattataaaatatcatttaaattcaattgatagttccattttttattattttggccCGTATTTTAATTTCACACTTCAAGAGTTGTATTTACACTCTCTTTTATTCAAGTCAATGTTTCTAGAAcccttaaattttataatttaataataaattttaaattaaaaatatgtgaTCGTAATAACACTATTGCTAGAATTTGATAAAATAGTTTATATAATTTAACTTAtggaaatattatttaataaaataaaatattgaattaaaaaataaatattaaattaacaaaTTGAAAGTCAAATTataaatatacaaataaaatGGTACCCAATATTTATATATGTATGACCTTATTAACCTCGAGAATGACtgtttatatataataaatgaaTATAAGAGTTTATAAAAAACTTTTTCAGTAGGAATATTCGAATATGTATTTGAACTAAACGTCATGGTATCTATCAACATTTCCATCCCCTCCCTAAGGGTGGATGGACCCATAACTTTTAATTTGAGTCGGTCAAcactaaaatataatttatttattttacttcccatcacatattaatatttaagaaaattaatgattagtaacattatttatttatttattgaatttgACATCACTGACTATGGTACATCAAGAAATAAACAAAATAGAGAGTTCCTATGAAGTAGAATATAAAGTAATCTCAACCATTAATTTTAATATCAAGGGTTGAAAATATTCAATCTTACTTTAGATgaaaaatcatatacaatttttaaaaaataatctagTGGTTGAGATATCAtcttttaaaaatacaaattctGCACTCCTTAATAGATGGAAACTTGAGTATATATACAACTTTACATAGTTGAATTTAGGTATCAAATACCCATCATACATATGAGTCTCAATGTTCAATGCATCAATACATTacccaataaaataataaaacaagtaACATCTATTTTGAATCTCCAACAAAATCTCACAACAACAAAGAACCAAAGCAAGTTATTTATCCAAATTTACAAACTTTGCATTCCATGCACAAACACTTTCTACAAGGTACTTATACTAAATTAGACAAAACCATGCATTTTAAGCTTTTCACACATCCTCAATTTCTCAACCAAACCActacataaaacaacaacattagTTCCCTCACAAACCAACAAATAAACCGACCCAAAAAAAGTGACAAAACGACATTAGTTATTAAATCttcaaaacaataataaatatagcaaaatttatatttatatttgtatttatgcatatatatatatatactaaaaaaCCAACGTGGGTCAAACTTTTTAATACCGAATATTAAATaagatttaattttgttttgttgttattttatttttttcttctcattctctaagaaaaaaacataaaacgCCACATACATGTGTTATTACAAAACACAATAAAAACCCTAATATTAACTCCAATAACAAATCTCTAATCACAAAATCAATCTCAACCGTTCGATATAAGATCCAACGGTTGAAAAGTATAGTTCACTAGTGCTTATCACTCTTTCCACTTCTCACACCATCTTCACACTCCCCTCACTGTTTCTGTTTCTCTCCTAACATGAACCAAAACATCATCGATCTTCAAACGTTGTTGTCATCATTCACTCTCAACAACATTAATCACCAATTCAATTTCGACCCACTAACATAATCGAAACACCCATCAAATAAAAACACTTTTTTCAGCTTAAGCTCTTAATTCTCAGCTGGGTCGTAAAAAAATCTAACTTTGATTCTTAAAGGtgccatttttattttatgctgGGTTTAAAGGTTGTTTTTTTTTCATCTGGGTTGTGTTTTTTTGTGTCTGTTGAACTTTGTTGAGTGAAGTTTTTCTCTTTATCTAATGGTAATTGATAATCATCAGAGGATGATGTCTGATGTTGCGATGAGATCTTTGATGAAGAAAGGTGACTACGGTGAAGATGTTGGTGTTTTGCGGCGGCAGCAACAAGAGGCGAGTTACGGTGAAGATGTAGGTGCTTTGAGGCGGCGGCAACAAGAGGAGAACGAGAGGGAGAATGAGGTTTTGAGGTTGAGAAGTGGGTCTGCGCCGCCTACGGTGGATGGTTCTTCGACTGCGTTTAAGGGTTTGTATGGTGGTTCTCCAGTGGGATATAGAGGTGGAAGAGGTTTGGGGAGTGAGGAGGAGCTTCGTGCTGATCCATCTTATGCGAATTATTATTACAAGAATGCGAATCTGAATCCGAGGTTGCCTCCGCCGTTGGTGTCGAAAGAGGATTGGCGGTTTTCGCAGAGAAGGATGAATGGTGAGGGAAGGAGGGTGAATGGTGAAGGAGGTGAGAATGTGAATGGAGAAAGATCTGTTTTTTCTATGCACACTGGTGGAGTTAACGGGAAGGTGGATGGTGCTGAATGGGGCGGCGATGACGGCTTGATTGGCTTGCCGGCGACACTGGGGCTTGGAAGTAGGCAGAGGAGTATTGCTGATATATTTCCGGTGAGGGTTTATGCAATTTTATAGTACTGTTTGTATTtgggttttgttgttgtttttgttgttatattGGTGTGAGATTGAGACCCTTTTAGCTAAACTTGTTATTGGATTTCTCTCTAATAATGAGAGTACATCGGATAGAGAGACGTCAGACAGGTAGAGTTAGAGGAAGACCTAGAAATCTATGAAAAAGATCTTGATATTAACGATGAGATaaagcttggttgttgttgtttgttgcagCTAAATTCAAAGAATTtgctgattttgttgttgttttttgtcCGGAGCGTTACTTTTTATAACTGAAGAATGTTATTATATTTCTATATGATCATGAGCTAAAAGTTTTGATTTTCGATGAATTATGTTCTAAAATATTGTTTATTGTATTGACTTTTGGTTATGTTATGTtgtttctaacattttcttcatgTTTTTCAAATCAGGATGAAAAGAATGGCGCAGCATCTGCCTCCATGCACTCTCATCATCTGCCTGGTCGTAATGTGTTTGATGACATTGCTGAAATTACCGAAACCTATTTTGCTAGTCAGcatcaaaatttggatgatttgcAATCTGGCGGAAATCATGTTGGTTCGGCATCTCATACTTACGCTTCTGCTTTAGGATCCTCTTTGTCAAGGAGCAGCACCCCTGACGCTCAATTCATACCGAGAGTTTCTAGCCCTTCTATTCCGCCTATTGGCGAGGGTAGGTCTAACGCAGCAGATAAAAGAAGTGTCAATCGTCAAAACTCGTTTAATGCTGCCTCGTCTAATTTAAACGAGCCCTCAGATCTCGCGTCTGCTTTGGCTGGTTTGAATCTCTCTCAAAATGATGTAATAGGCGACGAGAAACATTCCCCGTCGTCAAGGCTCAATCAATTGGATTACACTCGTAATAATGCAAAGCAGTACGAATACTTAAACAAGTCTGATTCGCTACCTTATCTTCGCCATTCTCCAAACAATCCCTATTTGAAAGCGAGTAAAAGCAGCGTCGGTTTCGGACTAGATGTGAATGGTTCTACGTATAATGCAAGAGGACCTTCTACACCAACTGTTACTGGAAGAGGTGGTTCATTGCCTGCTCATTATCAGCATGTTGATGATACGCATTTCTCGCATGCCAACTATAACATGGGCGGGTTTGCTGTTAATCCTTCATCACCACCGATGATGGCAAGCCAGCTCGGGAATGGAAATTTGCCTCATTTCTTTGAACACACTGCTCCATCGTCTGCTTTAGGAATGAATGCCATGGACTCGAGGGGCTTGGGAAGAGGCGCAAATTTAGGACCTTTGTTGGCTGCGTCGGAGTTACAAAATGTAAACAGGTTGGGAAATCTCGCTGCAGCCAACCCTCATCAGCTTCCCATGTTCGATCCTGTGTATCTTCAGTATCTGCGATCAAGCGAAGCTGCTGCTGCACAGATTGGAGCTCTTAATGAATCAGCAAGAAATAACAACGTACCAGATTTACTTACCTTCCAAAAAGCTTATATCGAGTCACTAATTGCTCAA includes these proteins:
- the LOC131620950 gene encoding pumilio homolog 1-like isoform X3 gives rise to the protein MMSDVAMRSLMKKGDYGEDVGVLRRQQQEASYGEDVGALRRRQQEENERENEVLRLRSGSAPPTVDGSSTAFKGLYGGSPVGYRGGRGLGSEEELRADPSYANYYYKNANLNPRLPPPLVSKEDWRFSQRRMNGEGRRVNGEGGENVNGERSVFSMHTGGVNGKVDGAEWGGDDGLIGLPATLGLGSRQRSIADIFPDEKNGAASASMHSHHLPGRNVFDDIAEITETYFASQHQNLDDLQSGGNHVGSASHTYASALGSSLSRSSTPDAQFIPRVSSPSIPPIGEGRSNAADKRSVNRQNSFNAASSNLNEPSDLASALAGLNLSQNDVIGDEKHSPSSRLNQLDYTRNNAKQYEYLNKSDSLPYLRHSPNNPYLKASKSSVGFGLDVNGSTYNARGPSTPTVTGRGGSLPAHYQHVDDTHFSHANYNMGGFAVNPSSPPMMASQLGNGNLPHFFEHTAPSSALGMNAMDSRGLGRGANLGPLLAASELQNVNRLGNLAAANPHQLPMFDPVYLQYLRSSEAAAAQIGALNESARNNNVPDLLTFQKAYIESLIAQQKAQLSHPYLGKSTSMNHNSYGNPSYGLGMSYPGSPLAGSSFPNSMYGQGSPMSQGERNARLSGMRNAGGGLTGAWHSDAVSNLDDNFPPSLLDEFKSNKTKCFELSEISGHVVEFSADQYGSRFIQQKLETASVEEKTMVFHEIMPNALTLMTDVFGNYVIQKFFEHGSSEQIRELADQLTGHVLTLSLQMYGCRVIQKAIEVVSLDQQTKMVTELDGQIMRCVRDQNGNHVIQKCIECVPEEEIRFIVSTFYDQVVTLSTHPYGCRVIQRVLEYCHDPKTQQIMMDEILQCVCMLAQDQYGNYVVQHVLEHGKPEERTAIIKELTGQIVQMSQQKFASNVIEKCLCFGTVAERQAIVNEMIGSTDDNEPLQVMMKDQFANYVVQKVLETCDDQQLELILNRIKVHLNALKKYTYGKHIVARVEKLVAAGERRISFLTLNHPAQMV
- the LOC131620950 gene encoding pumilio homolog 1-like isoform X1; this encodes MVIDNHQRMMSDVAMRSLMKKGDYGEDVGVLRRQQQEASYGEDVGALRRRQQEENERENEVLRLRSGSAPPTVDGSSTAFKGLYGGSPVGYRGGRGLGSEEELRADPSYANYYYKNANLNPRLPPPLVSKEDWRFSQRRMNGEGRRVNGEGGENVNGERSVFSMHTGGVNGKVDGAEWGGDDGLIGLPATLGLGSRQRSIADIFPDEKNGAASASMHSHHLPGRNVFDDIAEITETYFASQHQNLDDLQSGGNHVGSASHTYASALGSSLSRSSTPDAQFIPRVSSPSIPPIGEGRSNAADKRSVNRQNSFNAASSNLNEPSDLASALAGLNLSQNDVIGDEKHSPSSRLNQLDYTRNNAKQYEYLNKSDSLPYLRHSPNNPYLKASKSSVGFGLDVNGSTYNARGPSTPTVTGRGGSLPAHYQHVDDTHFSHANYNMGGFAVNPSSPPMMASQLGNGNLPHFFEHTAPSSALGMNAMDSRGLGRGANLGPLLAASELQNVNRLGNLAAANPHQLPMFDPVYLQYLRSSEAAAAQIGALNESARNNNVPDLLTFQKAYIESLIAQQKAQLSHPYLGKSTSMNHNSYGNPSYGLGMSYPGSPLAGSSFPNSMYGQGSPMSQGERNARLSGMRNAGGGLTGAWHSDAVSNLDDNFPPSLLDEFKSNKTKCFELSEISGHVVEFSADQYGSRFIQQKLETASVEEKTMVFHEIMPNALTLMTDVFGNYVIQKFFEHGSSEQIRELADQLTGHVLTLSLQMYGCRVIQKAIEVVSLDQQTKMVTELDGQIMRCVRDQNGNHVIQKCIECVPEEEIRFIVSTFYDQVVTLSTHPYGCRVIQRVLEYCHDPKTQQIMMDEILQCVCMLAQDQYGNYVVQHVLEHGKPEERTAIIKELTGQIVQMSQQKFASNVIEKCLCFGTVAERQAIVNEMIGSTDDNEPLQVMMKDQFANYVVQKVLETCDDQQLELILNRIKVHLNALKKYTYGKHIVARVEKLVAAGERRISFLTLNHPAQMV
- the LOC131620950 gene encoding pumilio homolog 1-like isoform X2 gives rise to the protein MLGLKRMMSDVAMRSLMKKGDYGEDVGVLRRQQQEASYGEDVGALRRRQQEENERENEVLRLRSGSAPPTVDGSSTAFKGLYGGSPVGYRGGRGLGSEEELRADPSYANYYYKNANLNPRLPPPLVSKEDWRFSQRRMNGEGRRVNGEGGENVNGERSVFSMHTGGVNGKVDGAEWGGDDGLIGLPATLGLGSRQRSIADIFPDEKNGAASASMHSHHLPGRNVFDDIAEITETYFASQHQNLDDLQSGGNHVGSASHTYASALGSSLSRSSTPDAQFIPRVSSPSIPPIGEGRSNAADKRSVNRQNSFNAASSNLNEPSDLASALAGLNLSQNDVIGDEKHSPSSRLNQLDYTRNNAKQYEYLNKSDSLPYLRHSPNNPYLKASKSSVGFGLDVNGSTYNARGPSTPTVTGRGGSLPAHYQHVDDTHFSHANYNMGGFAVNPSSPPMMASQLGNGNLPHFFEHTAPSSALGMNAMDSRGLGRGANLGPLLAASELQNVNRLGNLAAANPHQLPMFDPVYLQYLRSSEAAAAQIGALNESARNNNVPDLLTFQKAYIESLIAQQKAQLSHPYLGKSTSMNHNSYGNPSYGLGMSYPGSPLAGSSFPNSMYGQGSPMSQGERNARLSGMRNAGGGLTGAWHSDAVSNLDDNFPPSLLDEFKSNKTKCFELSEISGHVVEFSADQYGSRFIQQKLETASVEEKTMVFHEIMPNALTLMTDVFGNYVIQKFFEHGSSEQIRELADQLTGHVLTLSLQMYGCRVIQKAIEVVSLDQQTKMVTELDGQIMRCVRDQNGNHVIQKCIECVPEEEIRFIVSTFYDQVVTLSTHPYGCRVIQRVLEYCHDPKTQQIMMDEILQCVCMLAQDQYGNYVVQHVLEHGKPEERTAIIKELTGQIVQMSQQKFASNVIEKCLCFGTVAERQAIVNEMIGSTDDNEPLQVMMKDQFANYVVQKVLETCDDQQLELILNRIKVHLNALKKYTYGKHIVARVEKLVAAGERRISFLTLNHPAQMV